The following are encoded together in the Thiobacillus sp. SCUT-2 genome:
- a CDS encoding cytochrome b yields MNLEPAAQRYGAFMIGIHWLMLLLFVGVYGAIELHEIFAKGSDARELMKTWHFMLGLLVFMLVWVRLTARLSRPAPAIQPRPPALQERAAKLLHLALYAFMIGMPLAGWLTLSAAGKPIPFFGLELPALVGENKALAKQLEELHETVGTIGYFLIGLHAAAALYHHYIARDNTLTRMLPRRA; encoded by the coding sequence ATGAACCTCGAACCCGCTGCGCAGCGCTACGGCGCCTTCATGATCGGCATTCACTGGCTGATGCTGCTGTTGTTCGTTGGCGTGTACGGCGCGATCGAACTGCACGAGATATTCGCAAAAGGCAGCGACGCGCGGGAACTCATGAAGACGTGGCACTTCATGCTCGGCCTGCTGGTGTTCATGCTGGTCTGGGTGAGGCTGACGGCCCGCCTCTCGCGGCCTGCGCCCGCCATCCAGCCCCGCCCCCCGGCGCTCCAGGAGCGCGCCGCGAAGCTGCTGCATCTGGCGCTGTACGCATTCATGATCGGCATGCCGCTCGCTGGATGGCTCACGCTCAGCGCCGCGGGAAAGCCGATCCCGTTCTTCGGCCTCGAACTGCCGGCCCTGGTCGGTGAAAACAAGGCGCTTGCCAAGCAGCTCGAGGAACTGCACGAAACCGTCGGAACGATAGGCTATTTCCTGATCGGCCTGCACGCGGCCGCCGCGCTGTACCATCATTACATCGCACGCGACAATACGCTGACCCGCATGCTACCGAGACGCGCCTAG